Genomic segment of Apium graveolens cultivar Ventura chromosome 7, ASM990537v1, whole genome shotgun sequence:
ttagtatcttaacattgagaagtaatcatacattggtgagtgagtttaattagacaataatttagtctgagtctctgagggaacgaactaaaaagtattctatattacttgtgaacgcgtatgcttgcgtgaatattagcgcgtgttttcgccctaacactagACAGTATcatttccttgagatggacaatacattgattggtctaaataagtccatgtgtagaagttgcaaaggttcttcaattgttgaatcaagtttctttctgaatgatgccttgatttgctttcctttctgacatcACTAGTACAAAATTGGTTTTTTACGTCGCGCATTTTACGTCGCACATTGGAAAGTGCgacatatatatctctttatacgTCGGTGTTTTCAGACCCCGACGTATATTAACCTATTATAAGCACTTTTTACATCGGTTCAAAAAAAAACCGACGTATATTTTGATCATATACGTCGGTCTTTTGTTACCCGACGTATAACATTTTAATTTACGTCGTATCATTTTAACCCGATGTATAAAGTTTGTATACATAGTTGACATATATGTCGGTGTTTTTGAGATCCGATGTATAAAAGTGGCAATATATATCACGGTTCATTATAATCCGACGTATATAATTCcagttttatcaaaaatataaaattaaaatttttaatcAGACTAGCGCGCGAAGCAATTGGGAAACAGGCGGGGATAGAAAAAGTAATGGCTAGTTGTTGAAACTCTCTTCTTCAATTCCCAGCAAACAAAACACACCTAAGCTATCTATTATCAAACTCATCGGACCAAGAAGTTGCCCTAATTCATCTTATAATTGGTACCTAAACTCTTAATTGTATACACGCTCTTTATCTCCTCCAGATCTCCGGCTAATTTAATCGATAACCAACACACTCTCCCACTAATTTAATCGGTAACttcttctctccctctctccctccccccccctctctctctctctctctctctctctctctcgcccccCCCCTCTCTCCCCTCGCATCCTCTGCAACTTCCCCATCTCTCTCTGTGGCGCTCTACTGTGTAGGTATTTAAAGTggttataatttgtttttaattaattTGTTATTGAAACTTGTTAGATTTGTTCTGCATATCTTCAAACTGAGCAATTTGAGTTTCTTGTTTCTAGCTTTTTGGTGATAGTTATATGATTTTAATTAATAAGCATCTCAATAATGACATGTCAGGGGAGAAAATCTTGACTTCATTCACTGAGTTTTTTATGCATAGATATTATATTTGTGTgtgaattgtatatatgaaaagcCCTGATTATATACCAAACTTCAGACAATAAACTGTTCTGATGTAGAAGGTTGTGAGCAGCAAATTATATACCATTGAAAAGATATCAGAGTCTAGTTTTTTATGCAAAAAACGGTTTGTGAAAATAAAATTTCTACAAAAAGTTACAGCAGTTTTAGTGAAGAAGGGTCATGCTGGGCAGATTTGTGGGTTCTGTTTTATACCAAGTGGGTCTCTGTTTTATCTTCTTTTTTGTTCCTCTGTATACATTTGTTTTGTTCAGTTAAATTCAATGATTATATTGTTCTTGTGTTCTCATGTTAGGCATGTTATAAATTTACAAACAGTTTCTTAATTCCCTGCCCATTCACATGTATGGTTGACTAGATTTGTTTAAAAATAAATGGGTTAGAAGACATAGTACAAATAACATTTGGTGATCATTCAAATAGTTGCAGGAGGCTGTCTATCCTATTTGCTCAAACGCCTAATATATAAATTAGGTAGTACATTACATTTATTTATATATGAGTAACATAGTAATTTATTACagataaaatatataacttgTATTTCTTAAATCAAAAGGAAAAGGGATTGTTGCTTTGTGCTCTTAGCAAGGTACTATAGAATTATATTACTATTTTTATTTCTATCAAAATTTTCTATTTTATACATGAATTTGTTAGTTTTGTTTGTTGTCATTGCCAATTTAAGGAGTACAATTGACATGTACTAGGAAATTGAAAAACATCCATGGCTTAATTGTATTGGTAAATTACTCTTGCCATATGTTAACATTATTTTGGACTTTTTTGCTGATCTTGATGTTTTTTTTGTGAATATATATTTTTAGCATTTCAATAATATATATTTCTAAATTTAGATTAAATTTCGGTAATAATAGTACAATTAAATGTAGAATTAAGATAACAACAATGCAAGTATTTTTGCAATTATTACTAAATATCTGTTTTCGTACGTATAATGTAAATGTGATTTGGCAGTTAGTAAATCATCATGGATCGCCAGACATGGATGTACGAAATTCCACGTGCAACAGCTGAGTATATTAATGGTGTTGAAGACTTCATCAAATGTGCAACATCATATCTAGAAAAGAAGCAGAAAGAAGACGGAAAAGAACAAATGATCTTATGTCCATGTCGTgattgtaataattttaaaaagtacCGTAATATTGATACAGTGCGAGATCATCTCTTTCGTCGTGGTTTTAAGGAGGGTTATTTGAAGTGGATTTGGCATGGTGAAGTTGCATCTGCGAGGACCTCGGGTACAAAACATGGAAGGGAGGAAGATAGTAAGGCGAATAAGGACGTAGAAGATGTGGAAAATGACAGGATACATGAGATGGTACAAGATATGGAAGATCATTTCATGCACCAACCAAACATCCTTTTTAGTTTGGTTGACGATTCCAAGAAACTTTTGTATCATGGGTGTAACGATCAATGTACTAGGTTGTCAGCAACCTTGAAGTTGTGTAAGCTAAAAGTAAAGCATAACTGGAGTGACAAGAGTTTCACAGAGATACTTCAATTTTTAGGAGAAATACTTCCTACGAGCAACACACTCCCTACTTCTACTTACGAGGCAAAAAAGGTATTGTGTCCCATGGGCATGAATGTAAAAAAGATACATGCTTGTCCAAATGACTGTGTGTTATTCCGAAATGAGCATGAAGATTTGGACAGATGTCCTAAGTGTGGTGCATCTCGGTATAAGCAACATGGTAAAAGGCCTCCTGCCAAAGTAATGTGGTATTTACCCATAGTGCCTCGATTTAGACGCCTTTTTGCGAATGCAAAAGATGCAAAGCTTCTTAGGTGGCATGTAGAGGGGAGAAAATCTGATGGGATGCTCAGACACCCTGGTGACTCTCCACAATGGAGAACCATTGATGGAAAGTTTCCTGAATTTAGTGAGGAACCTAGAAATCTACGGCTTGGACTTTCTGCAGATGGCATGAATCCATATCGCACAATGAGTTCTAACCATAGCACGTGGCCAGTTATTTTGACGGTTTATAATTTGCCTCCGTGGTTGTGCATGAAGCGCAAGTATATAATGTTGACGTTGCTAGTATCAGGTCCCAAGGAACCAGGGAATAATATAGATGTTTTTCTCGAGCCGCTTATTGAAGACTTAAAACTATTGTGGGACGAAGGTGTGACGGTTTATGATGCTTATAGTCAATCTGATTTCACTTTACGTGCTATGATATTTTGCACCATAAGTGATTTTCCAGCCTATGGAAACCTTTCAGGGTACAGCGTCAAAGGAGCTAAAGCATGTCCTATTTGTGAAGAGGGTACAAATGATCGACGCTTAAACAATTGCAAGAAAAATGTATATATGGGTCATCGAGCATTTCTTCATTCTAATCACCCTTATCGGAAACAGAAACAGTCTTTCGATGGAAATATCGAGTCTCGGGTTGCTCCTTTGCCTTTAACCGGACAACAGATTTTTGAACGGGTCAAAGATATTGAAGTTGTA
This window contains:
- the LOC141673784 gene encoding uncharacterized protein LOC141673784, which codes for MDRQTWMYEIPRATAEYINGVEDFIKCATSYLEKKQKEDGKEQMILCPCRDCNNFKKYRNIDTVRDHLFRRGFKEGYLKWIWHGEVASARTSGTKHGREEDSKANKDVEDVENDRIHEMVQDMEDHFMHQPNILFSLVDDSKKLLYHGCNDQCTRLSATLKLCKLKVKHNWSDKSFTEILQFLGEILPTSNTLPTSTYEAKKVLCPMGMNVKKIHACPNDCVLFRNEHEDLDRCPKCGASRYKQHGKRPPAKVMWYLPIVPRFRRLFANAKDAKLLRWHVEGRKSDGMLRHPGDSPQWRTIDGKFPEFSEEPRNLRLGLSADGMNPYRTMSSNHSTWPVILTVYNLPPWLCMKRKYIMLTLLVSGPKEPGNNIDVFLEPLIEDLKLLWDEGVTVYDAYSQSDFTLRAMIFCTISDFPAYGNLSGYSVKGAKACPICEEGTNDRRLNNCKKNVYMGHRAFLHSNHPYRKQKQSFDGNIESRVAPLPLTGQQIFERVKDIEVVLGKLYKKPSQSKVWKKRSIFWDLPYWEHLQVRHCLDFMHIEKNVCESIIGTLLNIPGKTKDGVKARLDMEEMGIRTELAPQVSGKRSYLPPACYTLSRKEKISFCECLSGVKVPSGYSSNIKKLVSMKDLKLVGLKSHDCHVLMQHLLPIAIRGILPRHVRLVITKLCFFFNAICSKVIDPMVLDKLQADIIVTLCEFEMYFPPSLFDIMVHLVIHLVREIKLCGPLHLRQMYPFERFLCILKAYVRNRYRPEGSIIEGYLVEETIEFCTEYLASVDPIGIPKSRHEGRLEGQGTLGNKMINPSAELCERAHLFVLQHMTEVDPYLKEHIALIRQMNPLKSGKWVTNEHNRSFTRWFKDRVMSQLSQRPDTISNTLKWLAYGPDMPVRKVMM